In Xiphophorus maculatus strain JP 163 A chromosome 17, X_maculatus-5.0-male, whole genome shotgun sequence, the genomic stretch ATCACTTTATGTTTTCTCAGTTCCACCACTTGTACTTGTTTACATACTAGACTCATATTAGGTCTGAAAATGAATGTAGATTATAAAATGGTATCAAACTTTCAGtcaaggaaacatttttattacaggtaagatttttaatttgtgaCTTCCGAACACAAATTTCACAACTTCTTGCCTGAAGACACAACATTTCTTTAGGTGGACACCTCCAGCTCTCTGGAGAAAAGGGACAGCGGTAAAAAGCCTCTTGTTCTGGCTCTTTTCACAGCTCTTCTGAACACATAGTTGTTGTAGCGTTTCCCAAATCGGAGGCCAAATGGGTTGTAGTTGAATTTACTGCGGCGGTCGTTGCACAggagctgctgttgctcctcatCCTGCCTCAGGGAGAGACACAGGTTGGGATCTTCTGCCAGGAAGTCACCTGCACGTCTTCTCCTGAGGGCTGAGAGGAAAACACACCGTcaagaaaacactaaaataaaaataaccaccCACACCAGACACTACGTCCTTATGTACTTAAGACTTTGTTTACATAtgaattaaatgattaaattatatttttttaaataaatcttttaaataaccaaaagaTCGCATACAGAATTAAGGTCACctggttggttggttttgtCCCACCTAGACAATGTTTGACTTGTCCACATTTTGTAATATCAGTATTTAAACAATCTTATCTGTTTGGGACAGAAACTTTTTGTACGTACATAAACAAaccagttgttgttttgttgacaCACCCTTATGTGTGTCACAAGGGGAACATGTGGATTTAATGTTCCATAGTTCTTGCTGTGGAGCATGAAAAGGACTGTGagactttgaaaaaatatgtgaCTTTATCTTAAACAAACTGATCAGGCAGTAGGAACCTCCTAAGGATGATCAGTGGAGAGCAGATTGACCTGAGTTTACGAGTATTTATTTGTATCTGTACCCTTGGTGGATACATTGTCGATGCGTTTACAAAAATACCTGacaatgtgtttttcttatggactattttctataatttatttcaaaaactgttCTGAGATCGATGAATAATAGGGCTGGGCAAAATCTAGAAAAAGTAAAGAGATGTGAATACTTTGTACtgattttttatattatattttaaagttctaCTATGGCAGCATGCTCAagtaaaactgctttttgtggCGAGCCACACCAAGATTATTTTCACATCTCTTTTCCTGTATTATCATTCCAAACTCTCCAGATTATATACtctttagattttattcttttttatctcGTATATCTTGTCTCATATGGTctgtctttaatttaaaatattttttaaatacaactgTGCTGTTGAAAAGTAATCTGTCCTTTTGTCCAGTTCATATGTTGGAATTAACAGGACAGTTGTTTTTGAATCTCATCCCATCCATATCAGTCTTCAAAGTgacactttcttcttctttgtcttttaaatataGAGGCATCACCAGTGAGGATAACAATGTAAAAGCAGTAACTATTAACAAAtagttgttttccttttcttcttgttGGAAATATATACATACTCTTTTTATATTCCCTGAGCATTTTGATGTTACTGGACAGCTGTATGTTCTCCTCACTgtcaaaatctgtcattttagtAAAACTAATTCAAATTAGCAATGCAAGTAGTTCTGAAGACAAAATTCACAAAGAAAAGTCTAGTCACCTGCAAATAAGTATAGGTTATTTCAGGGTAATCACAATAATCATAtgcaaaatgacagattttaagCTATAATACAATATGAACTAGAAATAGAAGAATTTCTGCCTTCTATTTAAGGCAGAAATTATGTCTTAAATAGAAGGTTTATCACAAAGATATGTTCCTGGACATTTAGCAACTTCAAAATCTAAGaattaaaagaagcaaaaatgtgcactgtaaaaacatgtGCGTTCGCAGTTTGTCACGCTGTAGCTAGATacatctgtttaaaataaaatggattttgtCAGGTAGCCCACCTGTTCCATGAGTTTTCTGTACAGGATCAAGTCCAAATGGAGCTGCTCCCACACTCCCATCATCATCCGCAACGAACAGCACGCACACCACAGCGAGGACCACCAGGCGCATCTTTCCACAAGCCAGTCGCTCTCACTGAGTCCAAACTCTAATTTATACCAGTGCAATGGAAACTAATGTGTTCCGTGCATTCAACCCAGTTTTGGTGTCTCCACCAGGTGACCTTTTGTTCCTGAAGCTCACAGCCAATCACAGCGGACCTGTCTGCTGCTGGTGCAAGTACTCAAATGCATCATTCATCAGCTCTTCTTGGAAATGTTGACAGCTCACAGCACTGCTCACTTCATGCTGATATTGCTGAAGAAaggacatttttcttaaaaataaagaaatgtttagatttacaTTGTGATTGCTTAAAAACCAattgtagaaaacaaaacattttaattaaactttttaaaatgtaggaGAGAATTTTCTGTCATGGGAGAAATGTAAACTGCTGTGAATACATTCAAAGTAAAAAGCAGTTTGGCCCGATTGGGCCTTTTACTGTTTTAACTCAAAGTGAACATATTTAAATTAGGATAACTTATAAAACTAAGTTTAGTCAGTTTTCTAGAGTGAAGCATACAGCTGTGTTAACATTGTGCCACAGCACAACTATTAGTTATGTACTCCCCAAATCTGgctttttgtttaaactgtagCTAGAAATTCATATAATGTCCTTTGCCAGTTTATACCAAATACACAGAAGCATGTGTTCTTCATAGAGGAGAGCAAATCTGAAATTTATGGATtacatgaaaaaacaacatgtggCAGCAAAATAATCATTCTGAAAACACCATTTGTCCAgttgtggcagcatcatgatgtggggatgCATTTCACAAATGGTAGCTGACCAGCGATGAGCCATGAAACAGGAGAAcccagcagaaacagaaaggcTTAAATACTGAGAATGATGCTGACAAGATGCAGGTTTTTGAGCTGGAAAAGAAGGCAAACATGTAGACTGAGGAAAGACAAGTGATGAACAAGGATTTTATGAattgtttttcacagtttcttcaaaTGACTCACTTTTGCACCaacatcaatttttaaaattttatctaGATCTTCATCTAGAGCTGTGGTCTCAAAATGCATTACAGAATCCTGCAATTTGTCAATGTGTCCCTGGGCTTACACATCTGAACTAAATGGTAAAATTGCCTCACTAGCATGCAGTCCAGCTCTAGAGTGCTTtgctaatgagctaatattgAAGCAGGCATGTTGAAACAACTAAGACACTGCAAGACACAGGAGGACTGGCATTTAAGATACTGATCTAGAGTCAACAACTGCACTGATCAACCcaggtgaaaaaaaatactgtagtatatttcaaacatacttACATTTGCGGAAGTACTTTTTAAGAATACTAAGTATTAAGTGTTCTACatattaataaacatgatttgattaaaaaaataattggacaGTATTTATTCCTCTTGTTAATCTACCATTTCTCTTTCATACATTATATTCATTGTTAGCTTTCAGggctctgtgatggactggtgacctgtccagggtgaaccccgcctctcatctgatgactgctggagatgggcaccaccAGCCCCAATCACCACCCTGCAAGGATCAGCATGTTCAGATCATGGATGGAAAGATTTTAAGGTAGATTGTCTCCCTTTAAGTCCACACTTTAAACAGCTTCATAGTCAATGCCAACATCATCTGATTTTATGATATTGCTGActattttttccacttcaaaGAAGTcacccagaaatgttttttcactccaGGCATCCGGTCCCAATCATTATCAGTTCTAATGATGCCACATACATAGTGAGTCCACAACCTCTTAAAATTGTAAGCcgtacttttttctttgctgtttttctgtactcttttaaatacaaaaactttctctgtttaattgttttattctttttttgtaggtttctgtGAAGTGCAGTGGTCCAGTGAATGGGAATGTTCTGTCGTTGATCCTCACTGTTAGAaaggagaaatgtcagtttttctgTAGTAATCCAGGAATACTGTgacattgaattaaaacaatactcTGTCCttggtgaaatgtttttcacatttcctctaaagtgtacctattgttttattgtgctaattttGTGACCATGTTATCTGTAAACTTTGAATATATTGACAATTTGTACAATTCTCTGATAGTATATTGGCAATGTATTCTTGGTAAATGTGAATATATTGAATACACAATGTAAGATTTTCAGCCAGAAAGTGTGTTGTAATTGATCCTTCTGTTTTCTGGTAACCTGATGTGTTTGCAGTACTGTAGTGTGAATGAAGCATGTAAAGTACAAAgtggcaaagcagaataataaaatacattaaataactaaaaagtGTACTTCTTTAGGAATTATAGTAAACCAAACGTGTAATTTTAGCATACTATGATCACACtattaatacataaaatatgtaatgctTATATACttagaagatattttaaatacattttaaatgtaatttgatcACAAAAGTAGTACACTTAAGATATATTAATCAAGCACGTTTATAGTACATAAAAAGCTGTGTACAAAGTATAACTTTAGTTGTTCCAAAAACAGCATGTGATAGTACACTTAGTACaatttaaattgtgattttctacAATTGAATTGCTATTAAAATACAGTAAGCACAaaattagttgttccaaaataGAATACTTCAAGTTAACTAATCCTTAGCTGGCTTGAAGTAtattgatgattatggcttccAGTATGCTAAAATTGAACAtacttaataaatgtatttttcctgctgactgtttttctttttttcccgtTTTTTACGACTGTATTTTCAGGTTAAACCTCAATATGGCTTCATGACTGATCTGATCTAAAAACAGTGTCAGCAACAGTGAGGTTGCAAAAATTACAGAACATTTGAGTCTATTAACTTTTGAAGATTCTCTGCGCGTTCCTGGAGCTGTAAAGTGTGCGTGGCTATGTTGGAGCGCGCTTGTCTCGGGTACGCGCACTCCAGTGGAGCTCTCAGCTAGACATGGCGGCGGATCCAAAGCCGGACTGGCTCTGCTGTCTTCCCTCTTCTTGGAGTTATGGAGTGACTCGGGATGGACGCATATTCTTCATTAAGTAAATATGACGCAGACAATCGGGCATGTGTCATTTCCTTACTTGTCCTATTGTTGGCTTCATCGCctcacattttttccttccaccagcGAAGAAGCAAAGAGTACAACCTGGCTGCATCCTGTTACTGGAGAGGCTGTGATCACAGGCCACAGGAAAACTCCAGGTAAATCACCAGGATGGCTTCATTTCCCTCTGCAGGCGCGCATGGTTGTCTCGGAGTTGTGTTGGAAAAAAAGGCGACAAGTTGCGCAAAGATCCGTGGAAGACGAAGGAAGGGGCGAGGGGTGGGGGGTCTTTTCGCTGCAGCAGAGCAACAACCTCCTCTGCtaaacaaaaccacacacacacacacacacacaccgccccCCCCATCTCCCCCCCACACGGTTGGTTCCTCCACCTGGACAGTTTGCGACAGAC encodes the following:
- the plekha5 gene encoding pleckstrin homology domain-containing family A member 5 isoform X10, which produces MAADPKPDWLCCLPSSWSYGVTRDGRIFFINEEAKSTTWLHPVTGEAVITGHRKTPDLPTGWEEGYTFEGARCFIK